The following are from one region of the Polynucleobacter sp. MWH-CaK5 genome:
- a CDS encoding tripartite tricarboxylate transporter substrate binding protein, whose product MKLSRRDFLSYSTALGASSLLPFNVFAQAKPLFDSINMFIPAAPGGGWDGTGRAIEVAAKEAGLVGAFQFENVGGAGGMVGLPRFVNQRKGQGNSLMIGGSVMVGAAITNKSPVTMKDVTPIAKLTEEAGVIAVPADGKIKNWKDLEAAFKANPKAVSVAGGSAGGTDHQLLGLIIKALGKNPRDAAYVAFAGGGPANAAILGGQVTAGISGYSEFEEQIKAGRMRAIAVSGNKRIPGIDVPTLKELGVNVTAANWRGVFAAPGINAQQKAALVDLVTKIHDSKGWKETLSKRKWTDVFTAGAAFDEQIKQSIADTEAVLKDLGLA is encoded by the coding sequence ATGAAACTATCACGTAGAGATTTTCTATCATATAGCACTGCTTTGGGTGCTAGCAGTTTGTTGCCATTTAATGTGTTTGCTCAAGCAAAACCTCTTTTTGACTCAATTAATATGTTCATCCCTGCAGCGCCTGGTGGTGGTTGGGATGGTACTGGTCGAGCAATTGAAGTTGCTGCCAAAGAAGCTGGTCTTGTTGGGGCATTTCAATTTGAAAACGTTGGTGGTGCTGGCGGCATGGTCGGATTGCCACGCTTCGTTAATCAACGCAAAGGTCAAGGTAATTCATTGATGATTGGTGGCTCAGTCATGGTTGGCGCAGCCATCACAAATAAGAGCCCAGTGACCATGAAAGACGTTACTCCAATTGCAAAATTAACAGAAGAAGCTGGTGTTATTGCCGTACCAGCTGATGGAAAAATTAAAAACTGGAAAGATTTAGAAGCCGCATTCAAAGCAAATCCGAAAGCTGTTTCTGTTGCCGGCGGTAGTGCTGGTGGTACGGATCATCAATTATTGGGTCTAATCATTAAAGCTTTGGGCAAAAATCCAAGAGATGCTGCCTATGTAGCATTTGCAGGCGGCGGCCCAGCTAATGCTGCAATCTTGGGCGGACAAGTGACTGCAGGTATTTCAGGTTATTCAGAGTTTGAAGAGCAAATTAAAGCAGGTCGCATGCGCGCCATTGCGGTATCTGGCAATAAACGCATCCCAGGCATTGATGTTCCCACCCTCAAAGAATTGGGTGTGAATGTCACTGCTGCCAACTGGCGTGGTGTTTTTGCTGCACCAGGCATTAATGCTCAACAAAAAGCTGCTCTGGTTGACCTAGTGACGAAGATTCATGATTCAAAAGGCTGGAAAGAAACTTTGAGCAAGAGAAAGTGGACTGATGTGTTTACAGCTGGTGCAGCGTTTGATGAGCAAATCAAACAAAGCATTGCTGACACTGAAGCTGTTTTGAAAGATCTTGGTCTAGCATGA
- a CDS encoding CaiB/BaiF CoA-transferase family protein, giving the protein MKKKSLPYEGVRVIEFSHMVMGPSCGMVLADLGAEVIKVEPIEGDRTRDLLGSGAGFFSMFNRNKKSIAVNLKSDEGRTFVEKLVAGADIVSENFRSGVMAQYGFDYATLSKKYPKIIYVSHKGFLPGPYDHRTALDEVVQMMGGLAYMTGPEGQPLRAGSSVNDIMGGIFGAIGVMAALRTREHTGIGQEVQSALFENNVLLVGQHMMQYASTGVPASPMPSRVSAWGIYDVFKVKDEEQIFLAVVSDGQWETFCDAFKLEQLKLDERLKTNNLRVENRTLLLPILREMFLTMDIKHVAEIFEKNGLPYAPITKPQELFNDPHLAATNGLGELVMSSGPRAGKKTKTPLLPITIGGNRLPIRLSPPQLGEHTQQLMQELGYSEEAFQDFIDKKIIK; this is encoded by the coding sequence ATGAAGAAAAAATCTTTGCCTTATGAAGGGGTTCGAGTCATTGAATTTAGTCACATGGTGATGGGGCCAAGTTGCGGAATGGTTCTTGCTGACCTTGGTGCAGAAGTGATCAAAGTTGAGCCAATTGAAGGAGACAGGACGCGCGATCTCTTGGGGTCTGGCGCTGGCTTTTTTTCAATGTTTAATCGCAATAAGAAAAGTATTGCAGTGAATTTAAAGTCAGATGAAGGTCGAACTTTCGTCGAAAAATTAGTTGCCGGCGCAGATATTGTCAGCGAAAACTTTCGTTCGGGTGTGATGGCTCAATATGGCTTTGACTATGCCACGCTCTCAAAGAAATATCCCAAAATCATCTACGTCTCTCACAAGGGATTTCTGCCTGGACCTTACGATCACCGCACAGCTTTAGATGAGGTTGTACAAATGATGGGAGGATTGGCTTATATGACTGGCCCTGAAGGGCAACCTCTGCGAGCCGGCAGTTCAGTCAATGACATCATGGGTGGCATTTTTGGCGCCATTGGAGTCATGGCAGCTTTAAGAACCCGTGAACATACGGGGATAGGTCAGGAGGTTCAATCTGCCTTATTTGAAAATAATGTGCTTTTGGTTGGTCAACACATGATGCAATATGCAAGCACAGGCGTACCAGCATCTCCCATGCCAAGTCGTGTTTCAGCTTGGGGTATTTATGATGTTTTTAAAGTCAAAGACGAAGAACAAATATTTTTAGCAGTGGTTTCAGATGGTCAATGGGAAACGTTCTGTGATGCTTTTAAATTAGAGCAACTAAAGTTGGACGAACGATTAAAAACAAATAACTTAAGAGTTGAAAATCGGACTTTATTGCTGCCAATCTTAAGAGAAATGTTTTTGACCATGGATATCAAGCATGTCGCAGAAATTTTTGAGAAAAACGGGTTGCCTTATGCGCCAATCACAAAACCACAAGAACTGTTTAATGACCCTCATTTAGCGGCAACGAATGGTCTAGGTGAATTGGTGATGTCATCTGGCCCACGAGCCGGTAAAAAAACCAAAACACCGCTTTTGCCAATTACTATAGGCGGAAATCGTTTACCCATTAGGTTAAGCCCCCCGCAATTGGGAGAGCATACGCAACAGTTGATGCAAGAGCTTGGTTATTCAGAGGAAGCATTTCAGGACTTTATTGACAAGAAAATTATCAAATAA
- a CDS encoding hydroxymethylglutaryl-CoA lyase: MGILDTSNMVLISEVGPRDGLQSIKSIMSTESKRLWLNALYEAGLKEIEVCSFVPASLLPQMADAPEIASYAKSLKKGMVLALAPNLKGAQLAIQSGVDKVTIPVSASEAHSLANVKKTRQEMISEVKKIIEYKNQTSPNVLIEVGISTAFGCTLQGSVSESDVISMSYELANMGVDEVGLSDTAGYANPAQVKRLFKQLRQEVNEKAGAAHMHNTRGLGLANCLAAFEEGVRTFDSSQGGLGGCPYAPGASGNVVTEDLVFMFEAMGVMTGINFEQLLKAREILQAALPNETIYGMTPQAGLPKGSSLK; the protein is encoded by the coding sequence ATGGGTATCTTAGACACTTCCAACATGGTTTTAATTAGCGAGGTAGGCCCACGTGATGGCTTGCAATCGATTAAGAGCATCATGTCAACCGAAAGCAAGCGACTTTGGTTAAATGCCTTGTATGAAGCCGGACTCAAAGAAATAGAAGTTTGCTCATTTGTACCCGCTAGCTTATTGCCTCAAATGGCAGATGCTCCAGAAATTGCCAGTTATGCAAAGTCATTGAAAAAAGGAATGGTCCTTGCATTGGCTCCGAATTTGAAGGGGGCTCAATTAGCAATCCAATCAGGAGTTGATAAAGTCACGATTCCTGTTTCAGCAAGTGAAGCTCACTCACTGGCTAATGTCAAAAAAACACGCCAAGAAATGATTTCTGAAGTTAAGAAAATCATTGAGTATAAAAATCAAACCTCTCCCAATGTACTGATAGAAGTGGGTATTTCAACTGCATTTGGTTGCACCCTGCAGGGGTCTGTCAGTGAATCAGACGTTATATCTATGTCTTATGAGCTGGCGAATATGGGTGTAGATGAAGTGGGTTTGTCTGATACTGCTGGCTATGCCAACCCTGCACAAGTAAAACGATTATTTAAACAGTTGAGACAAGAAGTTAATGAAAAAGCTGGGGCTGCTCATATGCATAACACTCGGGGCTTGGGTCTTGCAAATTGCTTAGCGGCATTTGAGGAAGGGGTCAGAACATTTGATTCCTCACAAGGTGGACTTGGGGGATGTCCCTATGCTCCAGGCGCATCAGGCAATGTGGTGACAGAGGATTTGGTATTTATGTTTGAGGCGATGGGAGTTATGACTGGCATCAATTTTGAGCAGCTATTAAAGGCTAGAGAGATTCTTCAGGCGGCATTACCCAATGAAACAATTTATGGAATGACTCCACAAGCAGGTTTGCCTAAAGGCTCATCCTTGAAATGA
- a CDS encoding tripartite tricarboxylate transporter TctB family protein: MNSKIVSGLLLALCAIGIWQTTIIPESTMYSEVGPILAPSVVIAALTVLGIIYLILSMKNKNPDCIESDDGVPIEGGNQRVFYFLIAGMIFILLIKPLGFLIPATVCGVGIAKSFDAPLNIKTFAICSSISLAFWGLFSALLGVDLGPLIRLPF; encoded by the coding sequence ATGAACAGTAAAATTGTCTCCGGTTTATTGTTAGCCTTATGTGCAATCGGCATTTGGCAAACAACAATCATTCCTGAGTCAACAATGTACTCTGAGGTAGGGCCAATCTTGGCCCCCTCAGTAGTCATTGCTGCTTTGACTGTATTAGGAATAATCTACTTAATACTGTCCATGAAAAATAAAAATCCAGATTGCATCGAAAGTGATGATGGCGTGCCTATTGAAGGTGGCAATCAAAGAGTTTTTTATTTTTTGATAGCTGGCATGATTTTTATTCTTTTAATAAAACCTTTAGGTTTTTTAATTCCGGCCACAGTTTGTGGGGTTGGCATAGCGAAATCATTTGATGCACCGCTGAATATAAAAACTTTTGCTATTTGTTCTTCTATTTCTCTCGCCTTCTGGGGGCTTTTCTCAGCTTTACTTGGGGTTGATTTAGGACCTCTTATTCGCTTACCTTTTTAA
- a CDS encoding response regulator, whose product MKVLLVEDTQELALWLSSALRKMGLEVTLAMDGQEAANLLFSHEFKLIILDLNLPKRDGLTILQEIRARKDFVPVLILTARADVGDRVKGLNAGADDYLPKPFDLEEFDARVHALLRRAPQIVSEIESYGNLSYEKSTQSFFNKNELISLTPRESALLRLLFDRKNRVVAKDFLHEQIFQHENAAPDAVEVLIYRIRKKITAELGCEITTVRGIGYMLRIDS is encoded by the coding sequence ATGAAAGTACTTTTAGTTGAAGATACCCAGGAGCTAGCCTTATGGCTCAGCTCTGCCCTCCGAAAAATGGGGCTGGAAGTTACTTTAGCTATGGATGGTCAGGAAGCAGCCAATCTTCTATTTAGTCATGAATTTAAGCTGATTATTTTGGATTTAAATTTGCCAAAACGTGATGGCCTCACGATATTGCAAGAAATTAGAGCTAGGAAAGATTTTGTTCCTGTCCTAATTTTGACCGCAAGGGCAGATGTTGGTGATCGAGTCAAAGGTCTAAATGCTGGGGCTGATGATTATTTGCCAAAACCATTTGACTTGGAAGAGTTTGATGCAAGAGTTCATGCTCTATTAAGAAGGGCCCCTCAAATTGTTTCTGAAATTGAATCTTATGGAAACCTTAGTTATGAGAAATCAACCCAAAGCTTTTTCAACAAAAATGAACTGATCAGCTTAACTCCAAGAGAAAGCGCATTATTAAGATTGTTGTTTGATCGAAAAAATAGAGTGGTGGCCAAAGATTTTTTACATGAGCAAATATTTCAACATGAAAACGCAGCACCCGATGCAGTTGAGGTTCTGATTTATAGAATAAGAAAAAAAATTACTGCTGAGCTGGGGTGCGAAATCACAACAGTGAGAGGCATTGGTTATATGTTGAGGATTGATTCATGA
- a CDS encoding tripartite tricarboxylate transporter permease, whose amino-acid sequence MGSFDSLMQGFAVALQPLTLMYGFIGCLVGTLIGVLPGIGPALTIALLLPLTFKVPATAMFVLFAGIYYGAMYGGSTTSILLNTPGESATIVTSLEGNKMARKGRAGPALATAAIGSFIAGTIGTIALTFFAPMVVDLALAFGPAEYFSLMVLALIMVSAVLGNSALRGLISLFAGLLFGLVGIDLQTGQARFTFGQPELLDGIEVTIAAVGLFAVGEALYLAWQGKENKNSEVLKVSGSLWLSKEDWKRSWKPWIRGAFFGFPVGAMPAGGAELPTLLSYYTEKKLSKNPEEFGHGAIEGVAGPEAANNASAAGVLMPLLTLGIPTSATAAIILSAFESYGIQVGPQLFTQQSGLVWTLIASLYIGNVILLILNLPLVGLWVKLLKIPPPWLYAGIIVISAAGVYGSSNSSFDVALLFFFGLLGFVMRRFDFPAAPMIIGLILGPMAEQSMRQAMTISQGQWSTFFTRPISGSIMLIAIALLVIPPLIKLAKIKRVGIAIR is encoded by the coding sequence ATGGGTTCATTTGATTCTTTGATGCAAGGTTTTGCAGTTGCATTGCAACCTTTAACATTAATGTATGGATTTATTGGCTGTCTGGTTGGAACCCTTATTGGAGTTCTCCCAGGAATTGGGCCAGCATTAACAATTGCGCTACTTTTACCGCTGACCTTTAAGGTTCCAGCAACTGCCATGTTTGTATTATTTGCTGGTATTTACTACGGGGCAATGTACGGTGGCTCAACAACCTCGATTTTGTTAAATACTCCAGGCGAATCTGCAACGATTGTTACTTCTTTAGAAGGTAACAAAATGGCTAGAAAAGGCCGTGCAGGACCTGCTTTAGCTACAGCTGCGATTGGTAGCTTTATTGCAGGGACAATTGGCACCATTGCACTCACCTTTTTTGCACCAATGGTGGTTGATCTAGCTTTGGCTTTTGGACCTGCTGAGTACTTTAGCTTAATGGTACTCGCTTTAATTATGGTATCTGCAGTATTGGGTAACTCTGCTCTGCGAGGCCTTATCAGTTTATTTGCCGGTCTTTTGTTTGGTTTAGTGGGGATTGATTTGCAAACAGGTCAAGCCCGTTTCACATTTGGTCAACCCGAGCTTTTAGATGGCATTGAAGTAACCATTGCGGCTGTTGGACTTTTTGCTGTGGGAGAGGCTTTATATCTGGCCTGGCAAGGAAAAGAAAATAAGAATTCTGAAGTATTAAAAGTTTCTGGAAGTTTGTGGCTAAGCAAAGAGGATTGGAAGCGCTCTTGGAAGCCTTGGATCAGGGGAGCTTTTTTTGGTTTCCCGGTAGGTGCAATGCCTGCTGGCGGAGCAGAATTGCCGACATTACTTTCTTATTACACAGAAAAGAAACTCTCAAAAAATCCTGAAGAGTTTGGTCATGGTGCCATTGAAGGGGTGGCTGGACCAGAGGCTGCTAACAATGCATCCGCTGCCGGTGTCTTGATGCCTTTATTAACTCTGGGCATTCCAACTTCTGCAACTGCCGCCATTATCTTGTCAGCATTTGAATCATATGGCATACAAGTTGGCCCACAGTTATTCACACAACAAAGTGGTTTGGTTTGGACTTTGATTGCAAGTCTTTATATCGGTAACGTTATTTTATTGATTCTTAATCTTCCTTTAGTTGGACTATGGGTCAAATTACTTAAAATTCCTCCACCATGGCTATATGCCGGCATCATTGTTATTTCTGCCGCAGGTGTTTATGGATCTAGTAATTCATCATTTGACGTAGCACTTTTATTCTTTTTTGGGTTGCTGGGTTTCGTGATGCGTCGCTTTGATTTTCCTGCAGCACCCATGATTATTGGTTTGATTCTTGGCCCGATGGCTGAACAATCAATGCGTCAAGCAATGACAATTAGTCAAGGTCAGTGGAGTACATTTTTTACACGGCCAATTTCCGGATCAATCATGTTGATTGCAATTGCCTTATTGGTCATTCCGCCGCTGATTAAGCTAGCTAAGATTAAAAGAGTTGGTATCGCAATTCGGTAA